The proteins below are encoded in one region of Defluviitalea raffinosedens:
- a CDS encoding PRK06851 family protein translates to MDQKGFIKHVFPGGNTTKGFVSFYDNILFQEDAKKIIILKGGPGVGKSSFMKKISERFYNLGYNLEHHHCSSDNNALDGIVITDLKVAILDGTAPHVVDPINPGAIDEILNLGEYWNEEGIRKNKDRIMSIHKEVGRLFKKAYNYLAAGAAIYEAWANTERLALNQSKLNLKSWELLESIFEKYPVKNQIGKDRHLFGTAITPNGLTEYLHTIIGTSKNVYIIKDSPGASAKQLMNRIHNEAVIKGFYVECYHSPIDVDKIEDILIPELDCAITVSNDYHKAKVLPTNVVDLTTCLEESIYRPLQAEIDRDKKLFDDLLQRAIASIQKAKKAHDELESYYIPSMDFEKINDVLENTVKKIMTFVE, encoded by the coding sequence TTATGACAATATCCTATTCCAGGAAGATGCCAAAAAAATTATCATTCTAAAAGGAGGACCAGGAGTTGGCAAGTCCTCTTTTATGAAAAAGATTAGCGAAAGATTTTACAATTTAGGATACAATCTCGAACATCACCATTGCTCTTCCGATAATAATGCCCTGGATGGCATTGTTATTACAGATTTAAAGGTAGCCATTTTAGACGGAACTGCTCCCCATGTGGTGGACCCAATTAACCCCGGGGCTATCGATGAAATTCTCAACTTAGGCGAGTATTGGAATGAAGAAGGCATTCGCAAAAATAAAGACAGGATTATGAGTATCCATAAGGAAGTAGGAAGGCTTTTTAAAAAAGCTTACAATTATTTAGCAGCAGGCGCAGCAATTTATGAAGCATGGGCAAATACAGAAAGGCTGGCACTTAATCAGTCGAAATTGAATTTAAAATCATGGGAGCTATTAGAATCTATATTTGAAAAATATCCTGTAAAAAACCAGATCGGTAAGGACAGACATCTATTTGGCACAGCAATAACTCCTAATGGTTTAACAGAATATCTTCATACAATCATTGGAACCAGTAAAAATGTATATATCATTAAAGATTCTCCCGGTGCTTCTGCAAAACAACTCATGAACAGAATTCATAATGAAGCAGTTATAAAAGGTTTTTATGTGGAATGTTATCATTCCCCCATAGATGTTGATAAGATTGAAGATATTCTTATTCCTGAACTTGACTGTGCAATTACGGTATCTAATGATTATCATAAAGCTAAAGTACTTCCAACCAATGTAGTGGACCTTACAACTTGTCTAGAAGAATCGATTTATAGACCTCTGCAAGCAGAAATCGATAGAGATAAAAAACTCTTTGACGATCTCCTTCAAAGAGCCATCGCTTCCATTCAAAAAGCTAAAAAAGCTCACGATGAACTGGAAAGCTATTATATTCCAAGTATGGATTTTGAAAAAATTAATGATGTATTAGAAAATACAGTGAAAAAAATAATGACATTTGTAGAATAA
- the phoU gene encoding phosphate signaling complex protein PhoU, giving the protein MPIRYEFERELNKMHQHLLKMGTLIEQSIDDTIRAMKNQDIDLAQEVIQRDDEIDQMELAMETECIMLITRQQPIASDLRLITSVLKIVTDLERIADHCADISEYVIRLFNESYKKPLEHIPMMAQQVKKMVKDTIDSYVERDICKARRVIKDDDIIDQYFEDIIKEIQDLMKVEGTFITQGTYLIFITKYLERMADHATNICEWIEYTITGKLKHE; this is encoded by the coding sequence ATGCCCATAAGATATGAATTTGAAAGAGAGTTAAATAAGATGCATCAGCATCTTCTAAAAATGGGAACCCTGATCGAGCAGTCCATAGATGATACAATTAGAGCAATGAAAAATCAAGATATAGACTTAGCACAGGAAGTTATTCAAAGAGATGATGAAATTGATCAAATGGAACTTGCCATGGAAACAGAATGTATTATGCTTATTACAAGACAGCAACCCATTGCAAGTGACTTAAGATTAATTACTTCAGTATTAAAAATCGTTACGGATTTGGAAAGAATCGCAGACCACTGTGCAGATATTTCTGAATATGTCATTCGACTTTTCAATGAATCTTATAAAAAACCTCTTGAACATATACCGATGATGGCACAGCAAGTGAAAAAGATGGTTAAAGATACGATTGACAGCTATGTAGAAAGGGATATCTGTAAGGCAAGAAGAGTTATAAAAGATGATGATATCATAGATCAGTATTTTGAGGATATTATAAAAGAAATTCAGGATCTGATGAAAGTTGAAGGAACTTTTATTACACAGGGTACATATCTTATTTTTATTACTAAATATTTAGAAAGAATGGCTGATCATGCTACCAATATATGCGAGTGGATTGAATATACGATTACAGGAAAATTAAAACATGAATAA
- the pstB gene encoding phosphate ABC transporter ATP-binding protein PstB produces the protein MNHSKFSISNLNLFYGDFQALKNIDMDIPEKEITAFIGPSGCGKSTLLKTLNRMNDLVEGVKITGQITLDGKDIFNDIDVIQLRKRVGMVFQKPNPFPMSIYDNIAYGPRTHGIKKKAILDEIVEKSLQAAAIWDEVKDRLKKNALGLSGGQQQRLCIARALAVEPEVLLMDEPTSALDPISTLKIEDLAVTLKKNYTIIIVTHNMQQAARISDRTAFFLLGEMIEFDKTEKVFSNPKDKKTEDYITGRFG, from the coding sequence ATGAACCACTCTAAATTTAGCATAAGCAATTTAAATCTTTTTTATGGGGATTTTCAAGCTTTAAAAAACATCGATATGGATATCCCGGAAAAAGAGATTACTGCTTTTATAGGGCCTTCAGGTTGCGGTAAATCTACACTTTTAAAAACCTTAAACAGAATGAATGATTTAGTGGAAGGCGTAAAGATTACAGGCCAGATAACATTAGACGGAAAAGATATATTTAACGATATAGATGTCATTCAATTAAGAAAGAGGGTAGGGATGGTATTTCAAAAGCCTAATCCTTTCCCCATGAGTATCTACGATAATATCGCTTATGGCCCACGAACCCATGGAATAAAAAAGAAAGCGATACTGGATGAAATTGTGGAAAAGAGCCTTCAAGCGGCAGCCATTTGGGATGAAGTCAAAGACAGATTAAAAAAGAATGCCTTGGGACTTTCAGGAGGGCAACAGCAAAGACTTTGTATTGCAAGAGCTCTCGCAGTAGAACCGGAAGTACTTCTTATGGATGAGCCCACTTCTGCTCTTGATCCGATATCTACTTTAAAAATTGAGGATTTGGCGGTAACTCTCAAAAAGAATTATACCATCATCATTGTCACTCACAATATGCAGCAGGCAGCACGAATATCGGATCGCACAGCATTTTTCCTGTTAGGAGAGATGATCGAATTTGATAAAACGGAAAAAGTTTTTAGTAATCCAAAGGATAAGAAGACAGAAGATTATATTACCGGAAGATTTGGTTAA
- the pstA gene encoding phosphate ABC transporter permease PstA, producing MKNRKLTDIVILAMIWAAAFITVGVVAWILLYVVINGIGKINWDFLTTAPQGFGGGGIYPMIIATCYIVILTLLIAPPIGICSAIYLVEYAKSGKIVRVIRFATESLSGIPSIVFGLFGYLFFVTQLEWKYSLLSGAMTLSIMVLPTMIRTTEEALKSVPVSYREGSLGLGASKLRTIMKVVLPCALPGILSAVILSIGRIVGETAAVYFTVGFAPRMARSIMDSSRTLSVHMYVLTKEGDFANAFATATVLIIIVLTMNFIANLIGKKLNKSRI from the coding sequence GTGAAAAATAGAAAATTAACAGATATAGTCATCTTGGCAATGATATGGGCAGCAGCTTTTATTACAGTAGGTGTAGTGGCTTGGATTTTACTTTATGTGGTTATCAACGGTATCGGAAAAATCAACTGGGATTTTTTAACGACAGCTCCCCAAGGTTTTGGAGGGGGAGGGATTTATCCTATGATCATAGCAACATGCTATATCGTAATTTTGACCCTTCTTATCGCTCCGCCCATAGGAATATGCTCTGCCATTTATCTTGTTGAATATGCAAAATCGGGGAAAATTGTTCGAGTCATTCGCTTTGCAACAGAGAGTTTATCAGGTATTCCATCCATTGTTTTTGGCTTATTTGGATATTTATTTTTTGTTACACAGTTGGAATGGAAATATTCTTTGCTGTCCGGTGCTATGACATTAAGCATTATGGTGCTTCCAACGATGATTCGTACGACGGAAGAAGCACTTAAATCGGTTCCTGTTTCTTACCGGGAAGGGAGTTTGGGATTGGGCGCTTCAAAATTAAGAACGATTATGAAAGTCGTTTTACCCTGTGCTCTTCCAGGTATTCTTTCAGCAGTTATTTTAAGTATTGGTCGTATTGTTGGAGAGACTGCAGCAGTATATTTTACTGTAGGATTTGCTCCTCGTATGGCAAGAAGCATCATGGATTCTTCCAGAACATTATCGGTTCATATGTATGTTTTAACGAAAGAAGGAGATTTTGCCAATGCTTTTGCTACGGCTACAGTATTGATTATTATTGTTTTGACAATGAACTTTATTGCCAATCTGATTGGAAAGAAACTGAATAAATCCAGAATATGA
- the pstC gene encoding phosphate ABC transporter permease subunit PstC, whose amino-acid sequence MSIKEMILPNLIHKVETHRLEIPKKLQHTKIIEKIVEKFFFLCAFVSVLSVIMITFFIFIKGSPAIFKIGILDFIFGTQWNPEGEIFGLMPMILGSLCATAGAILIGVPIGVLTAVFIAELAPEWLVRLVKPAVELLAGIPSVIYGFFGLIVIVPLIAKKLGGPGNSLLAVCIILGIMILPTIISISETSIRTVPKEYKEGALALGASHIKTIFTVIIPAAKSGITAGIVLGIGRAIGETMAVILISGNAAIIPKSVLKPIRTLTANIALEMGYAYGLAQEALFATGVILFIFIMILNIILNVITHRAGE is encoded by the coding sequence ATGAGTATAAAAGAGATGATCTTACCGAATCTAATTCATAAAGTTGAAACTCATAGGCTGGAAATACCAAAGAAATTACAACACACTAAAATAATAGAAAAAATTGTGGAGAAATTTTTCTTTCTGTGTGCTTTCGTTTCAGTTTTAAGTGTTATTATGATTACATTTTTTATATTTATAAAAGGTTCTCCGGCAATATTTAAAATAGGCATATTGGATTTTATATTTGGAACCCAGTGGAACCCGGAAGGAGAAATATTTGGACTCATGCCCATGATTTTAGGCTCTCTTTGTGCTACTGCCGGAGCAATTTTAATAGGTGTTCCCATAGGTGTTTTAACAGCAGTATTTATTGCAGAACTGGCACCAGAATGGCTTGTCAGACTGGTAAAGCCGGCAGTGGAACTCTTGGCGGGCATTCCTTCAGTTATTTATGGCTTTTTTGGACTTATTGTGATTGTACCTCTGATCGCTAAAAAATTAGGAGGACCAGGAAATAGTCTCCTTGCTGTATGCATTATTTTAGGAATTATGATTCTTCCAACGATCATAAGCATTTCTGAAACATCGATCCGCACAGTTCCAAAAGAATATAAAGAAGGAGCCTTGGCTTTAGGCGCTTCGCATATAAAAACTATTTTTACTGTGATTATTCCCGCTGCAAAATCAGGAATAACGGCCGGTATTGTTTTGGGAATAGGAAGGGCCATAGGAGAAACCATGGCTGTGATATTGATTTCAGGCAATGCAGCAATCATTCCAAAGTCTGTTCTAAAGCCTATTAGAACATTAACTGCCAATATCGCATTAGAAATGGGATATGCTTATGGATTAGCCCAGGAAGCGTTATTTGCTACTGGAGTGATACTATTCATTTTTATCATGATTTTAAATATTATTCTTAATGTTATAACCCATAGGGCAGGTGAGTAA
- a CDS encoding phosphate ABC transporter substrate-binding protein, which produces MRKLHLLSVIMTMVMVIGLFSGCTSQEKNIEETASKEETVSQQNTQAEENNAEELLEGTVAMSGSTTVLPVAQAIADAFSAVEPEITVNVQGGGSSTGIKDAEAGNVDIGMSSRELKEEEKTWGLTEYVLAYDGIAVVVHPSNPISDLDIDTVNKIFRGEIKNWSEIGGSDAPIVVLGREAGSGTRSAFEEIVGLLDKTDDGKEVSGMVADALTFDSNGALKTSVTTQENAIGYLSLGYLDETIKAVTIEGVEATVENVKSGTYKISRPLLLVTKGEVSKEAQSFLDFALGEEGQKIVSEKYIPAK; this is translated from the coding sequence ATGAGAAAATTACATCTATTAAGTGTGATTATGACAATGGTCATGGTAATTGGTCTTTTTTCAGGATGCACAAGTCAAGAAAAAAATATTGAAGAAACAGCATCCAAAGAAGAAACAGTGTCACAGCAAAATACACAAGCAGAAGAGAATAATGCAGAAGAATTATTGGAAGGTACGGTGGCAATGAGTGGATCTACTACAGTACTTCCGGTTGCACAAGCCATTGCAGATGCATTTTCAGCTGTAGAACCTGAAATTACTGTTAATGTTCAAGGGGGAGGGTCTTCCACAGGGATCAAAGATGCTGAAGCCGGGAATGTAGATATAGGAATGTCTTCCCGCGAATTAAAAGAAGAGGAAAAGACGTGGGGGTTAACAGAGTATGTACTGGCCTATGACGGAATTGCTGTGGTAGTTCATCCTTCTAATCCGATTTCTGATTTAGACATTGACACGGTAAATAAAATATTCAGAGGTGAAATTAAAAACTGGAGTGAAATTGGAGGAAGTGATGCGCCGATTGTGGTATTAGGCCGTGAAGCAGGTTCCGGTACAAGAAGTGCTTTTGAAGAAATCGTAGGACTTTTGGACAAAACCGATGATGGGAAAGAAGTCAGTGGGATGGTGGCAGATGCATTGACTTTTGACAGTAATGGGGCTTTAAAAACATCCGTAACCACTCAGGAGAATGCAATAGGTTATCTTTCTTTAGGATATCTTGATGAAACTATAAAAGCAGTTACAATCGAAGGCGTAGAAGCTACTGTTGAAAATGTAAAATCGGGAACCTATAAGATTTCAAGACCTCTCCTTCTGGTGACAAAAGGCGAAGTAAGCAAAGAAGCCCAAAGCTTCCTTGACTTTGCTCTGGGAGAAGAAGGGCAAAAAATCGTATCAGAAAAGTATATCCCTGCAAAATAA
- a CDS encoding methyl-accepting chemotaxis protein produces MELFVKSFSKSILNKILVVVIVMQVSSLIIVVINNSLETTRRIKRFANESEILLAKQIEKSSEKLFASIELTLQAISRENSVSNILISEDNKKKILGDFKYYEEGNGAIKRLMIATYNNIFYQYPETKTVSLNYEPTKEVWYKKAMSNKGRVVYLSPAANEQSGNTEIIIAKTVNKDAKTIGVVAAAVSTDYFSSILEEIYLGKTGYAYAVNSDGIITAHRKKEMISKSISSEPFFEKIKDLDTGQLEYEINGKEYFMNFTTNARTGWKFIVVMESKEIEDDIKNMILKNVMILLVVLILGICFSIWIVSGITKPMKYLLDGMKKVEQGDLEVHLIEQSRDEVGKLTRKFNEMIEQIRNLVKSILETAHLLFYSSKEFHRICESHSVSAQVISASLEQLSSTSDLQFTETDHMLKQTMQFSDYINVIIQNAREVMEQAEESKRVNRLGVERVKELHKISKTGMDLGKEVTIEIEGLQSKTKAVANIIYNIEDIARQTNLISLNASIEAARAGEYGRSFGVVATEIRLLAEQTEKLTHTMYSYLGEMVSQVEKATRIMEEVRQISTLQYEAMLNTENVFTHIDKIAGEIALKITRLNEAIYYMNLEKNNLLEGIEHIAHQVEDSALMCRHIHESVEEQTSNIEKIFRSSEELLKMAQDLENKTSMFQLKS; encoded by the coding sequence ATGGAACTGTTTGTGAAATCATTCAGTAAAAGCATATTGAATAAAATTCTGGTTGTTGTAATTGTAATGCAAGTAAGCAGTCTCATTATCGTAGTGATCAACAATTCCTTGGAGACAACTAGGAGAATTAAGCGATTTGCCAATGAGTCAGAAATTCTATTGGCAAAGCAGATTGAAAAATCTTCTGAAAAATTATTTGCAAGCATTGAATTAACTCTTCAGGCTATTTCTAGAGAGAATAGTGTTTCCAACATTTTGATTTCTGAAGATAACAAGAAAAAAATTCTGGGAGATTTTAAGTATTACGAAGAAGGAAATGGCGCGATCAAAAGATTAATGATTGCCACTTATAATAATATTTTTTATCAATATCCCGAGACGAAAACTGTCTCCCTAAATTATGAGCCTACAAAAGAAGTATGGTATAAAAAGGCTATGAGTAATAAAGGAAGAGTGGTTTATCTGTCTCCAGCAGCCAATGAACAATCTGGAAATACTGAAATTATTATTGCTAAAACTGTGAATAAGGATGCAAAAACAATAGGTGTTGTTGCTGCTGCAGTATCTACAGACTATTTTAGTTCCATTTTAGAAGAGATTTATTTAGGGAAAACGGGATATGCATATGCGGTAAATTCTGATGGTATTATTACTGCCCATAGGAAAAAAGAGATGATTTCCAAAAGCATTTCTTCTGAACCATTTTTTGAAAAAATAAAAGACTTAGATACAGGGCAGTTGGAGTATGAAATCAATGGGAAAGAGTATTTTATGAATTTCACAACCAATGCCCGAACAGGATGGAAATTTATCGTTGTGATGGAGAGTAAAGAAATAGAAGATGATATCAAAAATATGATTCTGAAAAATGTAATGATTTTACTCGTAGTTCTCATATTAGGAATATGCTTTAGCATATGGATTGTGTCTGGAATTACAAAGCCTATGAAATATCTGTTAGACGGCATGAAAAAGGTAGAGCAGGGAGATCTGGAGGTTCATTTAATAGAACAATCTAGAGATGAAGTGGGGAAATTAACTAGAAAATTTAATGAAATGATTGAGCAAATACGAAATTTGGTAAAAAGCATTTTAGAAACTGCTCATTTATTGTTTTATTCTTCTAAAGAATTTCATCGGATTTGCGAGAGCCATTCAGTATCTGCTCAAGTCATATCTGCTTCTTTGGAACAATTATCATCCACTTCTGATTTGCAGTTTACAGAGACAGATCATATGTTAAAGCAAACGATGCAGTTTTCGGATTATATAAATGTAATCATTCAGAATGCACGGGAAGTTATGGAACAGGCAGAGGAAAGTAAGAGAGTCAATAGATTAGGAGTAGAACGGGTGAAAGAATTACACAAGATCTCCAAAACGGGTATGGACTTAGGGAAAGAAGTTACTATAGAGATTGAAGGACTGCAATCCAAAACAAAAGCAGTTGCAAACATAATATATAACATCGAAGACATAGCCCGACAAACCAATTTGATTTCATTAAATGCTTCTATAGAAGCAGCGAGAGCAGGTGAATATGGAAGAAGTTTTGGAGTTGTGGCAACAGAAATTCGATTATTGGCAGAACAGACAGAAAAGCTTACACATACAATGTACAGTTATTTAGGAGAGATGGTTTCTCAAGTTGAAAAAGCGACACGGATTATGGAAGAAGTCAGGCAAATATCAACTCTGCAGTATGAGGCGATGTTAAATACGGAGAATGTATTTACTCATATTGATAAGATTGCAGGAGAAATTGCATTAAAGATCACTCGTTTAAACGAAGCGATTTATTATATGAATTTAGAAAAAAATAATTTATTGGAAGGGATCGAGCACATAGCTCATCAAGTGGAGGATTCAGCATTGATGTGCAGACATATTCATGAAAGTGTAGAAGAGCAAACATCGAATATTGAAAAAATCTTCAGAAGCAGTGAAGAACTTCTGAAAATGGCACAGGATTTAGAAAACAAGACGTCTATGTTTCAATTAAAAAGTTAA
- the pnpS gene encoding two-component system histidine kinase PnpS, which produces MQRRLLITYTVLIVFSCLATAYSALQTSQKYYTNRLKHELSVQGKLLTDLFINEFKSVEEMDFQNFAIEYGKSVNARLTIIDQNGKVLGDSESSPEIMENHINRPEIIKALQNEIGFSKRYSETLGVHLIYIACPIKTKDFTGVLRLSVPLVEIQEMNRTIADYSMIGILFGVIIAIIAAFIFSKKFSRPIRQLVYAAEEIAKGNYNKKVYVDGDEEIEKLATSFNYMAKELKYSIFQLKHKNIQLESIMNSMINGIIAVDSGLHIMLMNPVAYKIFSVKEDYVYGKLFYEVVRNSKILEALERSVQNQESIVDELELDEQTKILRIYTSPITLTEQGERIIGTLLVIQDITQIRKLEQMRSDFVSSVSHELKTPLTSIRGFVDTLKNGALENQKVAERFLDIIDIETERLYRLIQDILSLSEIETREVDIDMSMQDMNELIDEVFAILRPKAEEKGIALEKDIEDRMFFYCNADRMKQILINLIDNGIKYTEKGKVKLICKTEQDTLKVIVEDTGIGISKEHIPRLFERFYRVDKGRSRKMGGTGLGLSIVKHIVKLYDGTIEVNSKEGVGSIFTVTLPRIKN; this is translated from the coding sequence ATGCAGAGAAGACTTCTTATTACATATACTGTTTTAATTGTTTTTTCTTGTTTGGCAACAGCCTATTCAGCTCTTCAGACCAGCCAGAAGTATTACACAAACAGGTTAAAACATGAACTTTCAGTTCAGGGAAAACTCCTTACAGATTTGTTCATTAATGAATTCAAATCTGTGGAAGAAATGGATTTTCAAAATTTTGCTATAGAATATGGAAAAAGCGTTAATGCCCGCCTGACGATCATAGATCAAAATGGAAAAGTATTGGGGGATTCTGAGTCATCCCCTGAAATTATGGAAAATCATATTAATCGTCCTGAAATCATAAAAGCTTTACAGAATGAAATAGGATTCAGTAAAAGATACAGTGAGACGTTAGGGGTTCATCTTATATACATTGCATGTCCGATAAAAACCAAAGATTTTACCGGAGTGCTGAGATTGTCGGTACCCCTGGTTGAAATTCAGGAAATGAATCGTACAATCGCTGATTATAGTATGATAGGAATCTTATTTGGAGTAATTATTGCAATTATTGCTGCTTTTATTTTTTCTAAGAAGTTTTCACGGCCTATTCGTCAGCTTGTTTATGCAGCAGAAGAAATAGCCAAAGGAAATTATAATAAAAAGGTATATGTGGATGGAGATGAAGAAATTGAAAAATTAGCAACATCTTTTAATTATATGGCAAAGGAATTAAAATATTCGATTTTTCAGTTGAAGCATAAAAACATCCAGTTAGAATCCATTATGAACAGTATGATTAACGGAATTATTGCTGTGGATTCCGGTCTCCATATCATGCTTATGAATCCTGTCGCATATAAAATATTTTCTGTAAAAGAGGATTATGTATATGGAAAGCTATTTTATGAAGTCGTAAGGAATTCAAAAATACTGGAGGCTTTAGAAAGGTCTGTTCAAAATCAAGAATCTATTGTGGATGAATTGGAATTAGATGAGCAAACCAAGATTTTGAGAATCTATACAAGCCCGATTACATTGACAGAACAAGGAGAGCGAATCATAGGAACTTTGCTTGTCATACAAGATATTACTCAAATAAGGAAGCTGGAACAAATGCGAAGTGATTTTGTATCCAGCGTAAGCCATGAACTGAAGACGCCTTTGACTTCTATCAGGGGTTTTGTGGATACTTTAAAAAATGGAGCATTAGAAAACCAAAAAGTAGCAGAACGATTTTTAGATATTATTGATATAGAAACGGAAAGATTATATCGCTTAATTCAAGATATATTATCCCTGTCAGAAATTGAAACGAGAGAAGTAGACATTGATATGTCTATGCAGGATATGAATGAACTGATTGACGAAGTTTTTGCAATACTGAGACCGAAAGCAGAAGAAAAGGGTATTGCTTTAGAAAAGGATATTGAAGATAGAATGTTTTTCTATTGCAACGCGGACAGAATGAAACAGATTCTGATTAATTTAATCGATAACGGCATAAAGTATACTGAAAAAGGAAAAGTGAAACTCATCTGTAAAACAGAGCAGGACACCTTGAAAGTGATCGTAGAAGATACAGGAATAGGAATATCTAAAGAACATATCCCTCGACTTTTCGAAAGATTTTATCGGGTGGATAAAGGAAGATCGAGAAAAATGGGTGGAACAGGACTTGGTCTTTCTATTGTAAAACATATTGTGAAACTTTATGATGGTACGATCGAGGTAAACAGTAAAGAAGGAGTGGGGAGTATTTTTACCGTTACCCTTCCGAGAATAAAAAATTAA